A section of the Leptotrichia sp. HSP-342 genome encodes:
- a CDS encoding TolC family protein, with product MKKNGNKVVVTVLLLLMSIPNFAQKITIQEAAEMAVKNNKDIKIGMMEVDREQIDVNKSWKQRFFKVSYNASANTHFKDVILKRTGESYQQYLSLSQPLFTGGKLKMGNEISKDNLKLAELKLEKTKKETVLSTVQAYIDVYEAISTLGVLQKSKEALDENYKIQTEKYNLRMVTKPEYREAERSVKDMEAQIVQQQGNIEIAKESLGILIGISNPSNIEIVPFGVEDNFTKNIDLKKDMEKLTTQNTEYKIAQKQIDISRKNTKLEKSSFYPTINGTINYGSLNSANRLKDVFRVRDFSSAAGVTFSWDIFDWGKRKEDVKYAKKTEEIAEVKSEQTLDQVRANMRKTYYQLQALEKSLEALKVAVESAEETYELEKERYSYNLITMNNLLDAEAKLRQSRVNYATSKLKYYYLVSQYGAFLD from the coding sequence ATGAAAAAAAATGGAAACAAAGTAGTAGTAACTGTACTGCTCCTATTGATGTCAATTCCAAATTTTGCACAAAAAATAACAATTCAGGAAGCGGCAGAAATGGCGGTAAAAAATAACAAGGATATAAAGATTGGGATGATGGAAGTTGATAGGGAGCAGATTGATGTGAATAAAAGTTGGAAACAGAGATTTTTCAAAGTAAGCTACAATGCTTCAGCAAATACTCATTTTAAGGATGTAATATTGAAAAGAACAGGAGAGTCATATCAGCAGTATCTGTCTCTTTCTCAACCACTTTTTACTGGCGGGAAATTAAAGATGGGAAATGAGATAAGTAAAGATAACCTGAAACTAGCAGAACTAAAGCTCGAAAAGACAAAAAAAGAGACAGTTTTAAGTACGGTGCAGGCATATATAGATGTGTACGAGGCAATAAGCACTCTTGGAGTACTGCAAAAGTCTAAGGAAGCTTTGGATGAAAATTATAAGATTCAAACTGAAAAGTATAACTTGAGAATGGTCACAAAGCCTGAATACAGGGAAGCTGAAAGAAGTGTGAAAGATATGGAAGCTCAGATTGTCCAGCAGCAGGGAAATATTGAAATTGCGAAGGAATCATTGGGAATATTGATAGGAATATCAAATCCAAGCAATATTGAAATTGTACCTTTTGGAGTGGAAGATAATTTTACAAAAAACATTGATTTGAAAAAGGATATGGAGAAATTGACAACACAGAATACAGAATATAAAATTGCACAAAAACAAATTGATATAAGCAGAAAAAATACAAAATTAGAAAAATCTAGTTTTTATCCGACAATTAATGGAACTATAAATTATGGATCATTAAATTCTGCAAACAGATTAAAGGACGTATTTAGAGTTAGAGATTTTTCATCGGCTGCAGGAGTAACTTTTAGCTGGGATATATTTGACTGGGGGAAAAGAAAAGAAGATGTAAAATATGCTAAAAAAACAGAGGAAATTGCGGAAGTAAAATCTGAACAAACATTGGATCAGGTAAGGGCAAATATGAGAAAAACATATTATCAGCTGCAAGCGCTTGAAAAAAGTTTGGAAGCATTGAAGGTGGCTGTGGAAAGTGCAGAAGAAACTTATGAACTGGAAAAGGAAAGATATAGCTATAACTTAATAACAATGAATAATTTACTTGATGCAGAGGCAAAATTGAGACAAAGCCGTGTAAATTATGCGACTTCAAAACTTAAGTATTATTATCTTGTGTCACAATACGGAGCATTTTTAGATTAA
- a CDS encoding cell division protein SepF: MMKKEVTVEQPQQNQQSKVQQKATVNRVEQEKQPEEKKGIGSLFGVGKKEEIVKMPSSKVSYVSIIRPKVFEDSRLIADAIKENKVVTFSLEFLEYEVGQRVIDFVSGAAYAMNAHLSKVTDKVLTSIPVGIDYEDIDASLGEESRDSNLL, encoded by the coding sequence ATGATGAAAAAAGAAGTGACAGTAGAACAGCCGCAACAAAATCAGCAGTCTAAAGTTCAGCAAAAAGCAACAGTAAATCGTGTGGAACAGGAAAAACAGCCAGAAGAAAAAAAAGGAATAGGAAGTCTTTTTGGCGTAGGAAAAAAGGAGGAAATTGTAAAGATGCCATCGTCTAAAGTAAGCTATGTTTCGATTATAAGACCGAAAGTTTTTGAAGATTCAAGATTAATCGCAGATGCAATAAAAGAAAATAAAGTTGTAACATTCAGCTTGGAATTTTTAGAATATGAAGTGGGACAAAGAGTAATAGATTTTGTAAGTGGAGCGGCGTATGCAATGAACGCTCATCTATCAAAGGTTACTGACAAAGTTTTAACTTCTATTCCAGTTGGAATTGACTATGAAGATATTGATGCCTCATTGGGAGAAGAGTCAAGAGACAGCAATTTATTATAA
- a CDS encoding YggS family pyridoxal phosphate-dependent enzyme yields MELDNIKIQQNYNKIFEDIKKYSPYPEKVKILFVSKYFDVEKHKAIIDMGYDYFGENRAQLYRDKLNEFSDEKYKNIKWDFIGRLQKNKIKYIINSVNLIHSIDSYELLEEINKKAIENNRVINGLIQINVSKEESKTGIYIEDFKKDSEKYFSMSNVKIEGFMTMAPYEASQQEINSYFLKMRELKEEYQKKYNYITELSMGMSNDYIEALKNGATIIRIGSKLFE; encoded by the coding sequence ATGGAACTTGATAATATAAAAATTCAGCAAAATTATAATAAAATTTTTGAAGATATAAAAAAATATTCACCGTATCCTGAAAAAGTAAAAATTTTGTTTGTTAGTAAATATTTTGATGTGGAAAAGCATAAGGCTATAATTGATATGGGTTATGATTATTTTGGTGAAAATCGGGCTCAGCTTTATCGAGATAAGCTAAATGAATTTTCAGATGAAAAATATAAAAATATCAAATGGGATTTTATTGGAAGGTTGCAAAAAAATAAAATAAAGTATATAATTAATAGTGTGAATTTAATACATTCGATTGATTCTTATGAACTTTTAGAAGAAATAAATAAAAAAGCTATTGAGAATAATAGAGTTATAAACGGATTAATTCAAATCAATGTTTCAAAGGAAGAATCCAAAACAGGAATTTATATTGAAGACTTTAAAAAAGATAGTGAAAAATATTTTTCTATGAGTAACGTAAAAATAGAAGGTTTTATGACAATGGCTCCATATGAAGCTTCACAGCAGGAAATAAACAGTTATTTTTTAAAGATGAGAGAGCTAAAGGAAGAGTATCAAAAAAAATATAATTACATTACCGAGCTTTCTATGGGAATGTCGAATGATTATATTGAAGCATTAAAAAATGGTGCGACAATAATTAGGATAGGAAGTAAATTATTTGAATAG
- a CDS encoding M50 family metallopeptidase, producing the protein MGMVFTIVILGLIIFLHELGHFATAKYFGMPVTEFAIGMGPKIFSLKKNETTYSIRILPLGGFVNIEGMQHERFDLEVFKKEKMDEIIEELKNETGNKDNEIEDEKFIDEVERRLSKVVEKELKRQENIQKNGFFAKSPFSRFVVLIAGVVMNFISALAVLFIILSVAGVLPPKYSQAIVGGVEQSSKVNGRLKVNDKILAINGKNISNWSEMTKRIGEISKNYKNEDIALKILRDNKEITENVKLTYNEEVKGNILGVHLLSQKSTIGERVKISFSMFGDYFKITLDGVRMLITGKVAMKEMTGPVGLPKIVGEAYGQGGIFAMLGVFVLISINIGIMNLLPIPALDGGRLIFVIPEFFGIKVNKKIEEKIHMIGMIFLLVLMLVIVFFDVTKYFQ; encoded by the coding sequence ATGGGAATGGTTTTTACAATAGTAATTTTGGGATTAATTATATTTTTGCATGAATTGGGGCATTTCGCAACAGCTAAATATTTTGGGATGCCTGTTACTGAATTTGCGATTGGAATGGGGCCAAAGATTTTTTCGTTAAAAAAGAATGAGACGACTTATTCAATCAGAATTTTGCCTTTAGGAGGATTTGTTAATATTGAGGGAATGCAGCATGAAAGGTTCGATTTGGAAGTATTTAAGAAGGAAAAAATGGATGAGATTATTGAGGAATTGAAAAATGAAACAGGTAACAAAGATAATGAAATTGAAGATGAAAAATTTATTGATGAAGTAGAAAGAAGGCTTAGCAAGGTTGTAGAAAAGGAATTAAAGAGACAGGAAAATATTCAAAAAAATGGATTTTTTGCCAAGTCGCCGTTTAGCAGATTTGTTGTGCTGATTGCGGGAGTTGTGATGAACTTTATCTCTGCATTGGCAGTATTGTTTATAATTCTTTCAGTAGCAGGAGTGCTGCCGCCTAAATATTCTCAAGCTATAGTTGGAGGAGTTGAGCAAAGTTCAAAAGTAAATGGAAGATTGAAGGTAAATGATAAGATTTTGGCAATTAATGGTAAAAATATATCCAATTGGAGTGAAATGACAAAAAGAATTGGAGAAATTAGTAAAAATTATAAAAATGAAGATATAGCTCTAAAAATCTTGAGAGATAATAAGGAAATTACTGAAAATGTAAAATTAACTTATAACGAGGAAGTAAAAGGAAACATACTTGGAGTACATCTTTTAAGCCAAAAATCAACAATTGGAGAAAGAGTAAAAATTAGTTTTTCTATGTTTGGAGATTATTTTAAAATAACACTTGATGGTGTGAGAATGCTTATAACAGGAAAAGTGGCAATGAAGGAAATGACAGGGCCTGTAGGACTTCCTAAGATAGTTGGCGAGGCTTATGGGCAAGGAGGGATTTTTGCTATGCTTGGAGTATTTGTATTAATTTCCATAAATATTGGAATTATGAACTTGCTTCCAATTCCAGCGCTTGACGGGGGAAGGCTGATATTTGTCATTCCTGAATTTTTTGGAATAAAAGTAAATAAAAAAATAGAAGAAAAAATACATATGATTGGAATGATATTTTTACTTGTTTTGATGTTGGTTATTGTATTTTTTGATGTTACCAAGTATTTTCAATAA
- the hemW gene encoding radical SAM family heme chaperone HemW yields the protein MEKIKEKNIDAIYIHIPFCDKKCGYCDFCTYINMEKEYRKYVDYLIREMRMYPKYKYDTIYFGGGTPSLLPVEMIREIMDELEWSENAEITLELNPTDMTLEKLKEIREIGINRLSIGIQSFQNHVLKFIGRQHSSEDAINVYKMAREAGFENITVDLMFGIPNQSIEDLQKDLNILKELKPENVSIYSLIWEEGTVFWSKLQKGILSEIDQDVEAQMYEMIIEFFNENRYCHYEISNFARIDGNFEQNKNISENCDSENKIGFQNFSEIKNNEEILKNLEDFEIIKKKQKNSGRHNLKYWRNVKFVGVGMSAASYYSGNRHSNVRTFKKYYDLIDSGNLPIDENTIEIVDEIESEKLKKMLGLRLIQEGIEYSEDEKVEKLIKNGLLEKFVVRKVEFLDKNTRKTEKNIVTKEKEIKNKVKNNEDLDGNIVKNAYEIRLRLTKRGMLLANDVFVEFI from the coding sequence ATGGAAAAAATAAAAGAGAAAAATATTGATGCGATATATATTCATATCCCATTTTGTGACAAAAAATGCGGATATTGTGATTTTTGTACGTATATTAATATGGAGAAAGAATATAGAAAATATGTAGATTATTTGATTAGGGAAATGAGAATGTATCCCAAATATAAGTATGATACGATTTATTTTGGTGGAGGAACGCCGTCATTACTGCCAGTTGAGATGATAAGAGAAATAATGGATGAACTGGAGTGGAGTGAAAATGCCGAAATTACTTTGGAATTAAATCCAACGGATATGACTTTGGAAAAATTGAAGGAAATTCGGGAAATTGGGATAAATAGGCTGAGTATTGGGATACAGAGCTTTCAGAATCACGTTTTGAAATTTATTGGAAGACAGCATAGTTCAGAAGATGCGATAAATGTCTATAAAATGGCTAGAGAAGCTGGATTTGAGAATATAACTGTGGATTTGATGTTTGGAATTCCTAATCAAAGTATTGAGGATTTGCAGAAGGATTTGAATATTTTGAAAGAATTAAAGCCTGAAAATGTGTCAATTTACTCGCTTATCTGGGAGGAAGGGACTGTTTTCTGGAGTAAATTGCAAAAGGGGATTCTGTCGGAAATTGATCAGGATGTAGAAGCTCAGATGTATGAGATGATTATTGAGTTTTTTAATGAAAATAGGTATTGTCATTACGAAATATCAAATTTTGCACGGATTGATGGGAATTTTGAGCAAAATAAAAATATCAGTGAAAATTGTGATTCAGAAAATAAAATAGGTTTTCAAAATTTTTCAGAAATTAAGAATAATGAAGAAATATTGAAAAATTTGGAAGATTTTGAAATAATTAAGAAAAAACAGAAAAATAGTGGAAGACACAATTTGAAATATTGGAGAAATGTAAAGTTTGTTGGTGTAGGAATGAGTGCTGCTAGCTATTACAGTGGAAATAGGCATAGTAATGTAAGAACATTTAAGAAATATTATGATTTGATTGATAGTGGAAATTTGCCAATTGATGAAAATACAATTGAAATTGTAGATGAAATCGAAAGTGAAAAATTGAAGAAAATGCTGGGGCTAAGATTAATTCAAGAGGGAATTGAATATTCTGAGGATGAGAAAGTTGAAAAACTTATAAAAAATGGACTACTTGAAAAATTTGTTGTGAGAAAAGTTGAATTTTTAGATAAAAATACCAGAAAAACTGAAAAAAATATCGTAACAAAAGAAAAAGAAATAAAAAATAAAGTTAAAAATAATGAAGATTTAGATGGAAATATTGTAAAAAATGCTTATGAAATAAGGCTTAGATTAACAAAAAGAGGAATGTTACTCGCAAATGATGTATTTGTTGAATTTATTTGA
- a CDS encoding phospho-sugar mutase: protein MEYMKKYEYWLNSEAVDEKDKEELRSLAGNEKEIEDRFFKDLSFGTGGIRGVRGIGTNRINKYVIRKATQGLANYMLKFDEKLAKEKGIIIAHDCRIGSREYALNTARVMAANGIKAYIYEDLRSTPELSFGVRYKGTMAGIVVTASHNPVEYNGYKVYWDDGAQVVDPHAPAIVAEVNKIQTLEEIKVISEAEGREKGLIIQLDGKIDDDYLDAIKTQTLKTNIPGKENFKIVYTPLHGTGGRPMKRILSDFGYNFEVVKEQIEPDGNFPTVTYANPEEKAAFKLGVKLADEIGAKIVMANDPDADRIGIAVKDDKNEWYYPNGNQVGLLLLQYLLNNKKDIPANAKVITTVVSTPMIDVVAPSKNVGVMKTLTGFKYIGEKIRQFENKELDGTYLFGFEESYGYLIGTHARDKDALVTSMVIAEMAAYYDSIGSSIYEELQKLYKEFGYYLEGIKSVTLKGKDGIEQMAALMTNLRENVKDELIGKKIKIKRDFFSHKEYNLETGAETEIKLPKENVLQFVLEDDTYITARPSGTEPKIKFYFSVNADSNENVKAKLDKTMEEFSKFLGL from the coding sequence ATGGAATATATGAAAAAATATGAATACTGGTTAAATTCAGAAGCTGTTGATGAAAAAGACAAGGAAGAATTAAGAAGTTTAGCTGGAAATGAAAAGGAAATCGAAGACAGATTTTTTAAAGATTTGAGCTTTGGAACTGGTGGAATTAGAGGTGTTCGTGGGATTGGAACTAACAGAATTAATAAATATGTAATTAGAAAAGCAACTCAAGGGCTTGCAAATTATATGCTGAAATTCGATGAAAAATTGGCAAAAGAAAAAGGAATTATAATTGCTCACGACTGTAGAATTGGTTCAAGGGAATATGCATTGAATACTGCAAGAGTTATGGCTGCTAACGGAATTAAGGCATATATTTATGAAGACTTGCGTTCTACGCCTGAATTGTCATTTGGAGTAAGATATAAAGGTACTATGGCTGGGATTGTCGTAACTGCGTCACATAACCCTGTGGAATATAACGGATACAAGGTTTACTGGGATGATGGAGCTCAAGTTGTAGATCCTCATGCACCTGCGATTGTTGCTGAAGTTAATAAAATTCAGACTCTTGAAGAAATTAAAGTAATTTCTGAAGCAGAAGGAAGAGAAAAAGGATTAATTATTCAATTGGATGGAAAAATTGATGATGATTATTTAGATGCAATAAAAACACAAACTTTAAAAACAAATATTCCGGGAAAAGAAAACTTTAAAATAGTTTACACTCCACTTCATGGAACTGGTGGACGTCCAATGAAACGTATTTTATCTGATTTTGGGTATAATTTTGAAGTTGTGAAGGAACAAATTGAGCCAGACGGGAACTTTCCAACTGTAACTTATGCAAATCCTGAAGAAAAAGCGGCATTTAAGCTTGGAGTAAAATTAGCTGATGAAATTGGGGCAAAAATAGTTATGGCAAATGATCCCGATGCAGATAGAATTGGTATTGCTGTAAAAGATGATAAAAATGAATGGTATTATCCAAATGGAAACCAAGTTGGATTATTGTTACTGCAATATCTTCTAAATAATAAGAAAGACATTCCTGCAAATGCAAAAGTTATAACAACAGTTGTTTCTACACCGATGATTGATGTAGTTGCACCTTCAAAAAATGTTGGAGTTATGAAAACATTGACAGGATTTAAATATATTGGAGAAAAAATTAGACAATTTGAAAATAAGGAATTGGATGGAACATATTTATTTGGATTTGAGGAAAGTTACGGATATTTGATCGGAACACATGCAAGAGATAAGGATGCACTAGTAACTTCAATGGTAATCGCTGAAATGGCTGCTTACTATGATTCAATCGGAAGTTCAATTTACGAAGAATTACAAAAATTATATAAAGAATTTGGATATTATCTAGAAGGAATAAAATCTGTAACCCTTAAAGGAAAAGATGGAATTGAACAAATGGCTGCTCTTATGACTAATTTGAGAGAAAACGTAAAAGACGAACTGATTGGTAAAAAGATTAAAATTAAACGTGATTTCTTTTCACACAAAGAATACAACTTGGAAACAGGAGCAGAAACTGAAATAAAATTACCAAAAGAAAACGTTTTACAATTTGTTCTGGAAGACGATACTTACATTACAGCCCGTCCATCTGGAACAGAGCCAAAAATCAAATTCTATTTTAGTGTAAATGCAGATTCAAATGAAAATGTAAAAGCAAAACTTGATAAAACAATGGAAGAATTTTCAAAATTTTTAGGATTATAA
- a CDS encoding TetR/AcrR family transcriptional regulator gives MEKKKSARSQKRKKIIDKAWELFAKNGYEETKVEDITKDLGISKGSFYTYFATKEELLYEVLEKIKKEIIENLENINVDQVPEKVLEDYVKAKMNYAVKILNNMKLRAVEKYLIDPKLRIFFQELQEKSTDFIKINIVEKFNSKNGNKYNTDVISEFILISIEEFLYDEFVLKNLEKMKDDDLINIQNTRKVENSLKEIIKFINNALK, from the coding sequence TTGGAAAAGAAGAAGAGTGCAAGAAGTCAGAAAAGAAAAAAGATAATAGATAAAGCATGGGAACTATTTGCAAAAAATGGATATGAGGAAACTAAGGTGGAAGACATTACGAAAGATCTAGGAATATCTAAAGGGAGTTTTTATACATATTTTGCAACTAAGGAAGAGCTGCTTTACGAAGTTTTAGAAAAAATAAAAAAGGAAATAATTGAAAATCTTGAAAATATAAATGTTGATCAAGTTCCAGAAAAGGTTTTAGAAGATTACGTAAAAGCTAAAATGAATTATGCTGTTAAAATTTTGAATAATATGAAGCTAAGAGCAGTTGAGAAATATTTAATTGATCCAAAATTAAGGATATTCTTTCAAGAACTGCAGGAAAAATCAACTGATTTTATAAAAATAAATATTGTTGAAAAATTTAACAGTAAAAATGGCAATAAATATAATACAGATGTTATATCAGAATTTATATTAATTTCAATAGAGGAATTTTTATATGATGAATTTGTCTTGAAAAATTTGGAAAAGATGAAAGATGATGACCTGATTAATATCCAAAATACAAGAAAAGTCGAAAATTCGTTGAAGGAAATAATAAAATTTATAAATAATGCATTAAAATAG
- a CDS encoding DUF1269 domain-containing protein, with protein sequence MENNVLLATFENQLSAFEVLADIKTKYSGENYVITQAAVVRKEDDKLGFKDGFEVNANGNIGFLNGGLLGGLIGIIGGPLGVIFGGAVGAMIGESQGEKADKKIISIFEDVSKHLVNNHYALILLTSESGNTELDNFLNKYNPETILRKDAKVVQKDLEFAKEYESKLKTDIEYKELKEKFESKSKEVKENLADFSEKVKANAEAFTEDLTKFVLDLKNKFKN encoded by the coding sequence ATGGAAAATAATGTTTTATTAGCAACATTTGAAAATCAGCTAAGCGCATTTGAGGTTCTGGCTGACATAAAGACAAAATATTCAGGGGAAAATTATGTAATTACTCAGGCTGCAGTTGTAAGAAAGGAAGACGATAAGCTGGGTTTCAAGGATGGATTCGAAGTAAATGCAAATGGAAATATAGGATTTTTAAACGGAGGGCTTCTTGGAGGTCTTATTGGAATTATCGGAGGTCCGTTGGGAGTTATTTTTGGTGGAGCAGTAGGAGCTATGATAGGCGAAAGTCAAGGTGAAAAGGCTGACAAGAAAATAATAAGCATATTTGAAGATGTTTCAAAACACCTTGTAAATAACCATTATGCATTGATTTTGTTAACTTCCGAATCAGGGAATACAGAACTGGATAATTTTTTGAATAAATACAATCCTGAAACAATCCTTCGAAAAGATGCCAAAGTTGTTCAGAAAGATTTAGAATTTGCAAAAGAATATGAATCAAAACTAAAAACAGATATCGAATATAAGGAATTAAAAGAAAAATTTGAAAGCAAGTCAAAAGAAGTAAAAGAAAATTTAGCTGATTTTTCAGAAAAGGTAAAAGCTAACGCAGAAGCATTTACAGAAGATTTGACAAAATTTGTATTAGATTTAAAAAATAAATTTAAGAATTAA
- a CDS encoding ABC1 kinase family protein, whose protein sequence is MADFIQKTKRLVKLSSVIAQYGFDELFKRGDLEKYIPRNIKRKYSDKIDEINACTFYERIRMAIEEMGPVYVKFGQMLSNRKDILPEEMLLQLQKLQDNVEIEEVDVRKKMNLELGIEVDDYFSEIEEEPMASASIGQVFRGKLKNGEKVVVKIQRENIKPVIEADLEIMKNLAKALENYYEEMKKMNIADVVESFEKMLNEELSLSNELRNIERFANNFKGDERIHVPIVYKHLSNNHILTMEMIEGFKITDKEKIVEIGKKPEEVARTGLDLYLVQFLKHGFFHADPHPGNIFIKENGQIVFIDFGAMGRLYPNERELLINVIIYSLKKDVKKMIEIIRKLAIKFEVADERKFERELYGLIEMVDGNSLESIDIVTIFEKARKIFSDNQILLSEDIYLLIKGIGQIEGIGRHLDPSLNITGIMRPYMDKIARERMNPVNIFKKGTEKLETFSDNWLTLPTDLKNILEKIQKNELKHKHEIIGFEKFQKTFEQLVLAIIISSIFVGSSILALANIPPKIFGISGLGLLGFVIAGIMGVNLFFKSKK, encoded by the coding sequence ATGGCAGATTTTATACAGAAGACAAAAAGGCTTGTAAAGCTTTCTTCAGTAATTGCTCAATATGGGTTTGATGAACTATTTAAAAGGGGAGACTTGGAAAAGTATATTCCTAGAAATATAAAAAGGAAATACAGCGACAAGATTGATGAAATAAATGCCTGTACTTTTTATGAAAGAATAAGAATGGCGATTGAGGAAATGGGGCCTGTATATGTAAAATTTGGGCAAATGTTAAGTAATCGAAAAGATATTTTGCCTGAAGAGATGCTTTTACAGCTTCAAAAATTACAAGATAATGTGGAGATTGAAGAAGTAGATGTAAGAAAAAAAATGAATCTCGAACTTGGAATAGAAGTAGATGATTATTTTTCTGAAATAGAGGAAGAACCAATGGCATCAGCTTCAATAGGGCAGGTGTTTAGAGGAAAATTAAAAAATGGGGAAAAAGTTGTTGTAAAGATTCAAAGAGAAAATATAAAGCCTGTAATTGAAGCAGATTTGGAAATTATGAAAAATCTTGCAAAAGCTTTGGAAAATTATTATGAAGAAATGAAAAAAATGAATATTGCAGATGTTGTGGAAAGTTTTGAAAAAATGCTCAATGAGGAGCTTTCACTTAGTAACGAGCTTCGTAATATAGAGCGTTTTGCAAATAATTTTAAAGGGGACGAGAGAATTCACGTTCCAATCGTATATAAACATCTTTCCAATAACCATATTCTTACAATGGAAATGATAGAAGGCTTTAAAATTACTGATAAGGAAAAAATAGTAGAAATAGGGAAAAAACCTGAAGAAGTTGCAAGAACTGGACTTGATTTGTATTTGGTACAGTTTTTAAAACACGGATTTTTTCATGCTGACCCTCATCCTGGCAATATTTTTATAAAGGAAAATGGGCAAATTGTATTTATTGATTTTGGTGCAATGGGAAGACTTTATCCAAATGAGCGAGAACTTTTAATAAATGTGATTATTTATTCATTGAAAAAAGATGTAAAAAAAATGATTGAAATTATACGTAAGCTGGCAATAAAATTTGAAGTTGCAGATGAAAGAAAGTTTGAACGTGAACTTTACGGATTGATTGAGATGGTGGACGGAAATTCATTGGAAAGTATAGATATTGTTACGATTTTTGAAAAGGCAAGGAAAATATTCAGCGATAACCAAATTCTGCTTTCTGAAGATATTTATCTGTTAATAAAGGGAATTGGTCAAATTGAAGGAATTGGACGGCATTTGGATCCAAGTCTTAATATAACGGGAATTATGCGGCCATATATGGATAAAATAGCAAGAGAGCGGATGAATCCAGTAAATATTTTTAAAAAGGGAACAGAAAAATTGGAAACATTTTCTGATAACTGGCTAACTTTACCTACAGATTTAAAAAATATTTTGGAAAAAATTCAAAAAAATGAATTAAAACATAAGCACGAAATAATTGGTTTTGAGAAATTTCAAAAGACTTTTGAGCAATTAGTACTAGCAATTATTATTTCATCAATATTTGTGGGTTCATCAATACTAGCTCTAGCAAACATTCCTCCAAAAATATTTGGAATTTCTGGATTGGGATTATTAGGATTTGTTATTGCAGGAATTATGGGAGTAAATTTATTTTTTAAAAGTAAAAAATAA